One window from the genome of Montipora foliosa isolate CH-2021 chromosome 5, ASM3666993v2, whole genome shotgun sequence encodes:
- the LOC138004005 gene encoding dual specificity tyrosine-phosphorylation-regulated kinase 4-like isoform X4 → MTDTKVDDHGIKEGKQKYSDQLPQLLNQQNILKSSSKQAQNLSLSDFSKQGAKKHSSLIENESSTRVRRDPNGLKLPMSPSVAIKNYGDKMSTFEQSEVLDFPDVWFLGLEAKKIEGIPGASQNNGYDDENGSYLKALHDHLAYRYEVLEVLGKGSFGQVVKALDHKTGQHVAIKIIRNKKRFHQQALIEVKILEHLRKKDAQNSNNLIHMIEYFYFRNHLCISFELMGMNLYELIKKNNFQGFSLALIKRFAYSLLQCLKLLHKEKIIHCDLKPENVLLRQRGQSAIKVIDFGSSCYEHQKVYTYIQSRFYRSPEVILGIPYNMSIDMWSLGCILAELYTGYPLFPGENEVEQLACIMEILGKPPTSVIEPAGRKRLFFDSKGNPRSMTNSKGKKRQVNGKELSQALKTNDALFVDFLKRCLAWDSGTRLTPDEALQHEWIIEGRQRHRGTSRLTSRHQTNSELHNSVDFSTKGMTATVTSEPNKAHTEGVWAKRSARTRERLQPIGADAAHAATHDSNNNKPQDSGPESKSTVPPLTKRIPSGIGKENSGTENNGKEIEEEKTEERTGNEGGQFLPPIK, encoded by the exons GCGCAGAATCTTAGCTTGAGTGATTTCAGCAAGCAAGGGGCCAAGAAACACTCCTCCCTTAT AGAGAACGAGTCTTCCACGCGTGTTCGCCGGGACCCAAATGGACTAAAACTTCCAATGTCACCAAGCG TGGCTATCAAGAACTATGGCGACAAAATGTCAACGTTCGAGCAGTCGGAAGTTCTTGATTTTCCGGATGTGTGGTTCCTTGGTTTAGAAGCGAAAAAGATTGAAGGCATCCCTGGCGCGTCTCAAAATAACG GTTATGATGATGAGAATGGTAGTTACTTGAAAGCTTTGCACGATCATCTTGCCTATCGATACGAAGTGCTTGAAGTTCTTGGGAAAGGATCCTTTGGCCAAGTAGTGAAGGCACTCGATCACAAGACAGGACAGCATGTTGCCATCAAAATTATTCGAAACAAAAAGAG ATTTCATCAACAAGCATTGATTGAAGTTAAGATTTTAGAGCATTTGCGGAAAAAG GACGCGCAAAACAGCAACAATCTCATTCATATGATAGAATACTTCTATTTTAG GAACCATTTGTGTATTAGCTTCGAACTTATGGG gATGAATTTATATGAACtcataaagaaaaacaattttcaAGGATTTAGTCTTGCTCTTATAAAAAG GTTTGCTTATTCTTTACTCCAGTGCCTCAAATTGCTACACAAAGAGAAAATTATTCATTGTGACTTAAAACCG GAGAATGTTTTATTACGACAAAGGGGACAAAGCGCCATAAAAGTTATAGACTTTGGTTCAAGTTGCTACGAGCATCAAAAAG TCTACACGTACATACAAAGCCGTTTTTATCGCTCACCAGAGGTTATTTTAG GTATTCCATACAACATGTCCATCGATATGTGGAGTTTAGGGTGCATCCTTGCTGAGCTTTATACTGGCTATCCTTTGTTTCCTGGCGAAAATGAGGTCGAACAGTTAGCCTGCATAATGGAG ATATTGGGCAAACCGCCCACCTCTGTCATTGAACCTGCAGGGAGAAAACGGCTTTTCTTTG ATTCTAAAGGAAACCCACGGAGTATGACAAACTCCAAAGGAAAGAAACGGCAAGTGAATGGAAAGGAGTTGAGCCAAGCATTGAAGACAAACGATGCGCTATTTGTGGACTTCCTTAAACGCTGCCTCGC CTGGGATTCAGGCACTCGTTTGACTCCTGACGAAGCTTTGCAACACGAGTGGATAATCGAG GGAAGGCAAAGACATCGTGGGACATCCCGCTTGACGTCCCGACACCAGACTAACTCGGAATTGCACAACTCTGTTGACTTTTCGACGAAGGGAATGACAGCCACAGTTACATCGGAACCCAACAAAGCGCACACCGAAGGCGTCTGGGCCAAGAGAAGCGCGCGAACGCGGGAAAGATTACAGCCAATCGGCGCTGACGCAGCGCATGCTGCGACTCACGACAGCAATAACAACAAACCGCAAGATAGTGGACCAGAGTCGAAGAGTACGGTACcaccgctgaccaaaagaattcCGTCCGGGATTGGAAAAGAAAATTCTGGGACCGAAAATAATGGCAAGGAAATTGAAGAAGAGAAGACTGAGGAAAGGACTGGAAACGAAGGAGGACAGTTTCTGCCTCCGATCAAATAA
- the LOC138004005 gene encoding dual specificity tyrosine-phosphorylation-regulated kinase 4-like isoform X5, with protein sequence MTDTKVDDHGIKEGKKYSDQLPQLLNQQNILKSSSKQAQNLSLSDFSKQGAKKHSSLIENESSTRVRRDPNGLKLPMSPSVAIKNYGDKMSTFEQSEVLDFPDVWFLGLEAKKIEGIPGASQNNGYDDENGSYLKALHDHLAYRYEVLEVLGKGSFGQVVKALDHKTGQHVAIKIIRNKKRFHQQALIEVKILEHLRKKDAQNSNNLIHMIEYFYFRNHLCISFELMGMNLYELIKKNNFQGFSLALIKRFAYSLLQCLKLLHKEKIIHCDLKPENVLLRQRGQSAIKVIDFGSSCYEHQKVYTYIQSRFYRSPEVILGIPYNMSIDMWSLGCILAELYTGYPLFPGENEVEQLACIMEILGKPPTSVIEPAGRKRLFFDSKGNPRSMTNSKGKKRQVNGKELSQALKTNDALFVDFLKRCLAWDSGTRLTPDEALQHEWIIEGRQRHRGTSRLTSRHQTNSELHNSVDFSTKGMTATVTSEPNKAHTEGVWAKRSARTRERLQPIGADAAHAATHDSNNNKPQDSGPESKSTVPPLTKRIPSGIGKENSGTENNGKEIEEEKTEERTGNEGGQFLPPIK encoded by the exons GCGCAGAATCTTAGCTTGAGTGATTTCAGCAAGCAAGGGGCCAAGAAACACTCCTCCCTTAT AGAGAACGAGTCTTCCACGCGTGTTCGCCGGGACCCAAATGGACTAAAACTTCCAATGTCACCAAGCG TGGCTATCAAGAACTATGGCGACAAAATGTCAACGTTCGAGCAGTCGGAAGTTCTTGATTTTCCGGATGTGTGGTTCCTTGGTTTAGAAGCGAAAAAGATTGAAGGCATCCCTGGCGCGTCTCAAAATAACG GTTATGATGATGAGAATGGTAGTTACTTGAAAGCTTTGCACGATCATCTTGCCTATCGATACGAAGTGCTTGAAGTTCTTGGGAAAGGATCCTTTGGCCAAGTAGTGAAGGCACTCGATCACAAGACAGGACAGCATGTTGCCATCAAAATTATTCGAAACAAAAAGAG ATTTCATCAACAAGCATTGATTGAAGTTAAGATTTTAGAGCATTTGCGGAAAAAG GACGCGCAAAACAGCAACAATCTCATTCATATGATAGAATACTTCTATTTTAG GAACCATTTGTGTATTAGCTTCGAACTTATGGG gATGAATTTATATGAACtcataaagaaaaacaattttcaAGGATTTAGTCTTGCTCTTATAAAAAG GTTTGCTTATTCTTTACTCCAGTGCCTCAAATTGCTACACAAAGAGAAAATTATTCATTGTGACTTAAAACCG GAGAATGTTTTATTACGACAAAGGGGACAAAGCGCCATAAAAGTTATAGACTTTGGTTCAAGTTGCTACGAGCATCAAAAAG TCTACACGTACATACAAAGCCGTTTTTATCGCTCACCAGAGGTTATTTTAG GTATTCCATACAACATGTCCATCGATATGTGGAGTTTAGGGTGCATCCTTGCTGAGCTTTATACTGGCTATCCTTTGTTTCCTGGCGAAAATGAGGTCGAACAGTTAGCCTGCATAATGGAG ATATTGGGCAAACCGCCCACCTCTGTCATTGAACCTGCAGGGAGAAAACGGCTTTTCTTTG ATTCTAAAGGAAACCCACGGAGTATGACAAACTCCAAAGGAAAGAAACGGCAAGTGAATGGAAAGGAGTTGAGCCAAGCATTGAAGACAAACGATGCGCTATTTGTGGACTTCCTTAAACGCTGCCTCGC CTGGGATTCAGGCACTCGTTTGACTCCTGACGAAGCTTTGCAACACGAGTGGATAATCGAG GGAAGGCAAAGACATCGTGGGACATCCCGCTTGACGTCCCGACACCAGACTAACTCGGAATTGCACAACTCTGTTGACTTTTCGACGAAGGGAATGACAGCCACAGTTACATCGGAACCCAACAAAGCGCACACCGAAGGCGTCTGGGCCAAGAGAAGCGCGCGAACGCGGGAAAGATTACAGCCAATCGGCGCTGACGCAGCGCATGCTGCGACTCACGACAGCAATAACAACAAACCGCAAGATAGTGGACCAGAGTCGAAGAGTACGGTACcaccgctgaccaaaagaattcCGTCCGGGATTGGAAAAGAAAATTCTGGGACCGAAAATAATGGCAAGGAAATTGAAGAAGAGAAGACTGAGGAAAGGACTGGAAACGAAGGAGGACAGTTTCTGCCTCCGATCAAATAA
- the LOC138004005 gene encoding dual specificity tyrosine-phosphorylation-regulated kinase 4-like isoform X6: protein MVKQGEKLAHKTGISIQKNTRTLTRGQMKIRIFTGLASSLQSVQRKKAQNLSLSDFSKQGAKKHSSLIENESSTRVRRDPNGLKLPMSPSVAIKNYGDKMSTFEQSEVLDFPDVWFLGLEAKKIEGIPGASQNNGYDDENGSYLKALHDHLAYRYEVLEVLGKGSFGQVVKALDHKTGQHVAIKIIRNKKRFHQQALIEVKILEHLRKKDAQNSNNLIHMIEYFYFRNHLCISFELMGMNLYELIKKNNFQGFSLALIKRFAYSLLQCLKLLHKEKIIHCDLKPENVLLRQRGQSAIKVIDFGSSCYEHQKVYTYIQSRFYRSPEVILGIPYNMSIDMWSLGCILAELYTGYPLFPGENEVEQLACIMEILGKPPTSVIEPAGRKRLFFDSKGNPRSMTNSKGKKRQVNGKELSQALKTNDALFVDFLKRCLAWDSGTRLTPDEALQHEWIIEGRQRHRGTSRLTSRHQTNSELHNSVDFSTKGMTATVTSEPNKAHTEGVWAKRSARTRERLQPIGADAAHAATHDSNNNKPQDSGPESKSTVPPLTKRIPSGIGKENSGTENNGKEIEEEKTEERTGNEGGQFLPPIK, encoded by the exons GCGCAGAATCTTAGCTTGAGTGATTTCAGCAAGCAAGGGGCCAAGAAACACTCCTCCCTTAT AGAGAACGAGTCTTCCACGCGTGTTCGCCGGGACCCAAATGGACTAAAACTTCCAATGTCACCAAGCG TGGCTATCAAGAACTATGGCGACAAAATGTCAACGTTCGAGCAGTCGGAAGTTCTTGATTTTCCGGATGTGTGGTTCCTTGGTTTAGAAGCGAAAAAGATTGAAGGCATCCCTGGCGCGTCTCAAAATAACG GTTATGATGATGAGAATGGTAGTTACTTGAAAGCTTTGCACGATCATCTTGCCTATCGATACGAAGTGCTTGAAGTTCTTGGGAAAGGATCCTTTGGCCAAGTAGTGAAGGCACTCGATCACAAGACAGGACAGCATGTTGCCATCAAAATTATTCGAAACAAAAAGAG ATTTCATCAACAAGCATTGATTGAAGTTAAGATTTTAGAGCATTTGCGGAAAAAG GACGCGCAAAACAGCAACAATCTCATTCATATGATAGAATACTTCTATTTTAG GAACCATTTGTGTATTAGCTTCGAACTTATGGG gATGAATTTATATGAACtcataaagaaaaacaattttcaAGGATTTAGTCTTGCTCTTATAAAAAG GTTTGCTTATTCTTTACTCCAGTGCCTCAAATTGCTACACAAAGAGAAAATTATTCATTGTGACTTAAAACCG GAGAATGTTTTATTACGACAAAGGGGACAAAGCGCCATAAAAGTTATAGACTTTGGTTCAAGTTGCTACGAGCATCAAAAAG TCTACACGTACATACAAAGCCGTTTTTATCGCTCACCAGAGGTTATTTTAG GTATTCCATACAACATGTCCATCGATATGTGGAGTTTAGGGTGCATCCTTGCTGAGCTTTATACTGGCTATCCTTTGTTTCCTGGCGAAAATGAGGTCGAACAGTTAGCCTGCATAATGGAG ATATTGGGCAAACCGCCCACCTCTGTCATTGAACCTGCAGGGAGAAAACGGCTTTTCTTTG ATTCTAAAGGAAACCCACGGAGTATGACAAACTCCAAAGGAAAGAAACGGCAAGTGAATGGAAAGGAGTTGAGCCAAGCATTGAAGACAAACGATGCGCTATTTGTGGACTTCCTTAAACGCTGCCTCGC CTGGGATTCAGGCACTCGTTTGACTCCTGACGAAGCTTTGCAACACGAGTGGATAATCGAG GGAAGGCAAAGACATCGTGGGACATCCCGCTTGACGTCCCGACACCAGACTAACTCGGAATTGCACAACTCTGTTGACTTTTCGACGAAGGGAATGACAGCCACAGTTACATCGGAACCCAACAAAGCGCACACCGAAGGCGTCTGGGCCAAGAGAAGCGCGCGAACGCGGGAAAGATTACAGCCAATCGGCGCTGACGCAGCGCATGCTGCGACTCACGACAGCAATAACAACAAACCGCAAGATAGTGGACCAGAGTCGAAGAGTACGGTACcaccgctgaccaaaagaattcCGTCCGGGATTGGAAAAGAAAATTCTGGGACCGAAAATAATGGCAAGGAAATTGAAGAAGAGAAGACTGAGGAAAGGACTGGAAACGAAGGAGGACAGTTTCTGCCTCCGATCAAATAA